In Flavobacterium gelatinilyticum, a genomic segment contains:
- a CDS encoding TlpA family protein disulfide reductase: MRNKLLKISFFLFLLFSVKGYNQNVKLLKIDQLNERIKKGQDSTYVVNFWATWCAPCIKELPHFEKLGADHKSEKLAVLLVSLDFKSKLASNVVPFVKRKNLKNEVFLLNESSPQEFIDRIDPSWSGSIPATLFIKGDKRKFVESEFTYEQLLTEYKKL, translated from the coding sequence ATGAGAAATAAACTTTTAAAAATTTCCTTTTTTCTTTTTCTCTTATTTTCAGTAAAAGGATATAACCAGAACGTAAAGCTTTTAAAGATCGATCAGTTAAACGAGAGAATCAAAAAAGGGCAGGACAGTACGTATGTAGTGAATTTTTGGGCAACCTGGTGTGCACCGTGCATTAAAGAATTACCGCATTTTGAAAAACTGGGAGCCGACCATAAATCAGAAAAACTGGCCGTTTTATTGGTAAGTCTGGATTTTAAATCAAAACTGGCTTCAAACGTAGTTCCGTTTGTAAAAAGAAAAAACCTGAAGAATGAAGTTTTTCTGCTTAACGAAAGCAGTCCGCAGGAATTCATTGACCGTATTGACCCAAGCTGGTCAGGCAGTATTCCCGCAACACTTTTTATTAAAGGCGATAAACGAAAATTTGTTGAAAGCGAATTTACCTACGAACAATTATTAACTGAATATAAAAAACTGTAA
- a CDS encoding thioredoxin family protein, with amino-acid sequence MKKIILLLTLAFSAFLAQAQTGTTLKAGDAAPDFKLKNVDNKEVSFGAFKDAKGYIVVFTCNTCPYAVGYEQRIIDLDKKFKPQGYPVIAINPNDPEASTADTFAKMQDLAKEKKYPFPYLFDAGQKITDEYGAKRTPHIFIVSKTSKGNVVEYVGAIDNDPEGKNPQKIKYAEDVIASLKSGQKPAVTQTKEIGCTVKRKAKA; translated from the coding sequence ATGAAAAAAATAATCTTATTACTGACATTAGCATTTTCTGCTTTTCTGGCTCAGGCACAAACGGGCACAACTCTTAAAGCAGGAGACGCTGCACCAGATTTTAAACTGAAAAATGTAGATAATAAAGAAGTCTCTTTTGGAGCTTTTAAAGATGCAAAAGGATATATCGTAGTTTTTACTTGTAATACATGTCCTTACGCTGTAGGTTACGAGCAGAGAATTATCGATTTGGATAAAAAATTCAAACCGCAGGGATATCCGGTTATTGCTATTAATCCAAACGATCCGGAAGCTTCAACAGCAGATACATTTGCTAAGATGCAGGATTTGGCAAAAGAGAAAAAATATCCTTTCCCATATTTATTTGATGCGGGACAAAAAATTACAGACGAATACGGAGCAAAACGCACACCTCACATTTTTATCGTTTCTAAAACTTCAAAAGGAAATGTGGTAGAATATGTAGGCGCAATCGACAACGATCCGGAAGGGAAGAATCCTCAAAAAATAAAATATGCCGAAGATGTTATTGCATCTTTAAAAAGCGGTCAAAAACCAGCTGTAACGCAAACCAAAGAAATTGGCTGTACAGTAAAAAGAAAAGCGAAAGCTTAA